From Hartmannibacter diazotrophicus, a single genomic window includes:
- a CDS encoding tripartite tricarboxylate transporter TctB family protein, whose amino-acid sequence MSNAADNTVVPDRSEYFGDWVITLCLLVLMGGAFYLAQGWPRNTAFFPDLLSIAGVALAVYKIAILVIEAPVVLGTHRKAAEAAALAASGPAVDGEGEFFLAGGDEEDGSDVELHSIFAKAGGKVWAGAVGWLALFFIGMYLFGMLIILPVFTVAYLRIVSKVSWLNCILYVLGTAGVIYLLFVWFLHLPIPEGLLITVGN is encoded by the coding sequence ATGAGCAACGCGGCCGACAACACGGTCGTCCCCGACCGCTCGGAATATTTCGGGGACTGGGTGATTACGCTCTGCCTGCTGGTGCTCATGGGCGGCGCGTTCTATCTGGCGCAGGGATGGCCGCGCAACACGGCTTTCTTTCCCGACCTGCTCAGCATCGCTGGGGTTGCGCTCGCCGTCTACAAGATCGCGATCCTGGTCATCGAGGCACCGGTGGTTCTCGGTACCCATCGCAAGGCTGCAGAGGCCGCGGCGCTGGCGGCGTCGGGACCCGCCGTGGACGGCGAGGGAGAGTTCTTCCTCGCCGGCGGCGACGAAGAGGATGGTTCGGATGTCGAGCTTCATTCCATCTTCGCAAAGGCCGGAGGGAAGGTCTGGGCCGGGGCGGTCGGCTGGCTCGCCCTCTTCTTCATCGGCATGTATCTGTTCGGGATGCTGATCATCCTGCCGGTCTTCACCGTCGCCTACCTCAGGATCGTCTCGAAGGTCTCCTGGCTTAATTGCATCCTCTATGTGCTCGGTACGGCCGGGGTGATCTATCTCCTGTTCGTCTGGTTCCTGCATCTGCCGATTCCTGAAGGACTGTTGATCACCGTCGGGAACTAG
- a CDS encoding thiamine pyrophosphate-binding protein encodes MPPETRDEAWHETIVRVLKENDISLVTYIPDNVLKPLIEMIHADPYFTVVVPAREEEALGIVVGGYLAGKRGIVLMQTSGFATLPNAIASLACPFQIPVVMLVSERGTIGEFQQGQAMVWRTMRPVLQSLGIEHFAIQERAHVEFVVDRLIKQAFSTQAPVAVLLSPLLTKREH; translated from the coding sequence ATGCCGCCGGAAACAAGAGACGAAGCTTGGCACGAAACAATCGTCCGAGTGCTCAAGGAAAACGATATCAGCCTCGTGACCTATATCCCGGACAACGTGCTCAAGCCGCTGATCGAGATGATCCATGCCGATCCTTACTTCACGGTGGTTGTTCCAGCCCGCGAGGAAGAGGCGCTGGGTATCGTCGTCGGCGGATATCTGGCCGGCAAACGAGGCATCGTGCTGATGCAGACCAGCGGGTTCGCCACGCTGCCCAATGCCATCGCCTCGCTCGCCTGTCCCTTCCAGATTCCGGTCGTGATGCTCGTCTCCGAGCGCGGCACGATCGGCGAATTCCAGCAGGGCCAGGCCATGGTCTGGCGGACCATGCGGCCGGTGCTCCAGAGCCTGGGGATCGAGCATTTCGCCATCCAGGAACGGGCGCATGTCGAGTTCGTTGTCGACCGCCTCATCAAGCAGGCCTTCAGCACACAGGCGCCCGTCGCCGTGCTGCTGTCCCCGCTTCTGACCAAGCGCGAACACTGA
- a CDS encoding thiamine pyrophosphate-binding protein has product MSEEKYGSDVMVEVIRSFGIPYISLNPGASFRGLHDSLVNWEGGGPELICCQHEKVAIGVAHGYAKVTGRPMAVALHDLVGLLQSTMGVYYAFHDRVPMLVLGGSGPADTARRRPGIDWFHSANVQGNAVRDYVKWDDEPRSLPATAESLTRGWNIAQTGPAGPVYISLDADLQEQKLDEEISVPDPALFSLPTPPGADPEAIGRLAQALMNAERPVIVAGFAGRDPRAFDLIPMLAEITASAVIDTGARLNMPNRHPLNLTGTDVVANADLVLFLDCKDGENAVTSVDASTRVVTSKLAPGTRCMALGFNHTGIRGWSHDFGRLLPMELDVTADTISALPQLVDLCRTLRLGSSSSEERRREQRRAMLGARHAERWASWQEQAEAVADQSPVSTSRLAREVWEVVRNYDWVLTAGTSRGWAKKIWDFDKHYRHPGDSLGTATQIGISLGVALAHKGTGRLVVDLQPDGDLMFDLGTLWVAAYYKIPMLVVMVNNRAYYNDWAHQEHMAVQRGRPVENAYIGMEIDGPAPDFASIARAQGWWAEGPIDKPEDLRAALERAAEIVATTGQPALVDIVTQLT; this is encoded by the coding sequence ATGAGTGAGGAGAAGTATGGTTCGGACGTGATGGTGGAGGTCATCCGCTCCTTCGGCATCCCCTATATCAGCCTCAATCCCGGCGCCTCCTTCCGGGGGCTGCACGATTCTCTGGTCAACTGGGAAGGCGGCGGCCCGGAGTTGATCTGCTGCCAGCATGAGAAGGTCGCCATCGGCGTCGCCCACGGCTATGCCAAGGTGACCGGGCGCCCGATGGCGGTGGCCCTGCATGATCTCGTCGGGCTGCTTCAGTCGACGATGGGCGTCTACTATGCCTTCCATGACCGCGTTCCGATGCTGGTGCTCGGCGGCTCGGGTCCTGCCGACACGGCCCGCAGGCGGCCGGGCATCGACTGGTTTCACAGCGCCAACGTCCAGGGCAATGCCGTCCGCGACTATGTGAAATGGGACGACGAGCCGCGTTCCCTGCCGGCCACGGCGGAATCGCTGACACGCGGCTGGAACATCGCGCAGACAGGTCCGGCGGGCCCGGTCTACATTTCGCTCGATGCGGATCTGCAGGAACAGAAGCTGGATGAGGAGATCAGCGTCCCCGATCCAGCTCTTTTCAGCCTGCCGACACCGCCGGGCGCCGATCCCGAGGCGATCGGAAGACTTGCGCAAGCGTTGATGAACGCGGAGCGGCCGGTCATCGTCGCCGGCTTCGCAGGCCGCGATCCGCGCGCCTTCGACCTGATCCCGATGCTGGCGGAAATCACGGCGTCAGCCGTGATCGACACCGGCGCCCGGCTCAACATGCCCAACCGGCATCCCCTCAATCTCACCGGAACGGATGTCGTCGCGAACGCCGATCTCGTTCTCTTCCTCGACTGCAAGGATGGCGAGAACGCCGTGACGTCCGTCGATGCCTCGACGCGCGTCGTGACGTCAAAGCTTGCGCCGGGAACCCGCTGCATGGCGCTTGGCTTCAATCATACCGGCATCCGCGGGTGGTCGCACGATTTCGGCCGTCTCCTGCCGATGGAACTCGACGTCACCGCGGACACCATCTCGGCATTGCCGCAGCTTGTCGATCTGTGCCGCACGCTCCGCCTCGGGTCGAGTTCGTCGGAGGAACGCCGCCGCGAACAGCGGCGGGCGATGCTCGGCGCCAGGCATGCCGAACGCTGGGCCTCCTGGCAGGAACAGGCGGAGGCTGTCGCCGACCAGTCGCCGGTTTCCACCTCGCGCCTTGCGCGCGAGGTGTGGGAGGTCGTGCGCAACTACGACTGGGTGCTGACGGCCGGAACCTCACGCGGCTGGGCCAAGAAGATATGGGACTTCGACAAGCACTACCGGCATCCCGGAGACAGCCTCGGGACCGCAACGCAGATCGGCATCTCGCTGGGGGTCGCACTGGCGCACAAGGGAACGGGCCGGCTCGTCGTCGACCTTCAGCCTGACGGCGATCTGATGTTCGACCTCGGCACGCTCTGGGTCGCTGCCTACTACAAGATCCCGATGCTCGTCGTGATGGTCAACAACCGTGCCTACTACAACGACTGGGCCCACCAGGAGCATATGGCGGTCCAGCGCGGGCGGCCTGTCGAGAACGCGTATATCGGCATGGAGATTGATGGGCCGGCGCCCGATTTCGCGAGTATCGCCCGGGCACAGGGCTGGTGGGCCGAAGGGCCGATCGACAAGCCCGAGGACCTTCGCGCCGCGCTGGAGCGGGCCGCCGAAATCGTCGCCACCACCGGGCAACCGGCGCTCGTCGACATCGTCACGCAACTCACCTGA
- a CDS encoding aldehyde dehydrogenase family protein, with translation MSKLLIGGEWVDGMSADVLRDKYRDEPYGEMAVASPEQVDAAVAGAEDGVWSSTLSPYDRYRFLLRAARLVEDRMEECVALMRAEAGFTRADSENEVRRCVQTLELSAEEAKRLNGELVPMLAASGAKNRLGFTIHAPRGVICAITPFNSPLNTLAHKVGPALAGGNAVVIKPSNLTPLSAVLLCEVLLEAGLPPSLLALVHGSGRTIGRQLLADQRIAFYAFTGSTAVGREIQQAAGLRGVQLELGSIASTIVLADADLDMAIPKIVNAGFRKAGQVCTSVQRLLVDRRIVGEFSEKLVAGVKATKAGDPAHPDTIVGPMISLAHAERAEAWVAEALAGGAEILVGGKREGAVFEPTVLTGVDPSMKVVCEEIFAPVISLIPFDRADEAVEQANASPFGLAAGLFTSNIHSALRLSQRLRFGGVHINEASSARVDVMPFGGVKDSGFGREGPAYAIREMTEERLITVSY, from the coding sequence ATGTCCAAGCTGCTGATCGGGGGCGAATGGGTCGACGGAATGTCGGCCGACGTTCTCCGGGACAAGTACCGGGATGAACCTTATGGCGAGATGGCCGTTGCCTCGCCGGAGCAGGTCGATGCCGCAGTCGCCGGCGCCGAAGATGGGGTGTGGTCCTCGACCCTCTCGCCCTATGACCGCTACCGGTTCCTGCTCCGCGCTGCTCGTCTCGTCGAGGATCGCATGGAGGAATGTGTCGCCCTCATGCGCGCTGAAGCCGGGTTCACGCGGGCTGACAGCGAGAACGAGGTGCGCCGCTGCGTCCAGACGCTGGAGCTTTCCGCCGAGGAGGCCAAGCGCCTCAATGGCGAGCTCGTGCCGATGCTGGCGGCGAGCGGGGCGAAGAACCGTCTTGGTTTCACCATTCATGCGCCGCGTGGCGTGATCTGCGCGATTACGCCCTTCAACTCGCCTTTGAACACGCTGGCTCACAAGGTTGGCCCGGCGCTCGCCGGCGGCAATGCGGTCGTCATCAAGCCGTCGAATCTGACGCCGCTCTCTGCGGTGCTCCTGTGCGAGGTTCTGCTGGAGGCCGGCCTGCCGCCGTCTCTCCTGGCTCTTGTTCACGGATCGGGACGCACGATCGGGCGGCAGTTGCTCGCCGACCAGCGGATCGCCTTTTATGCCTTCACCGGCAGCACGGCGGTTGGCCGGGAAATTCAGCAGGCGGCGGGGCTGCGCGGCGTGCAGCTCGAACTCGGCAGCATCGCCAGCACGATCGTTCTCGCCGACGCCGATCTCGACATGGCGATCCCGAAGATCGTCAATGCCGGCTTCCGCAAGGCCGGTCAGGTCTGCACCTCCGTCCAGAGGCTTCTTGTTGACCGGCGGATCGTCGGAGAGTTTTCCGAAAAGCTCGTTGCCGGGGTGAAGGCGACGAAGGCGGGCGATCCCGCTCATCCCGACACGATCGTCGGGCCGATGATCTCACTCGCCCATGCCGAGCGCGCCGAGGCGTGGGTCGCCGAGGCCCTGGCCGGCGGTGCCGAAATCCTTGTCGGCGGCAAGCGCGAGGGCGCGGTCTTTGAGCCGACGGTCCTGACGGGTGTCGACCCCTCGATGAAGGTGGTCTGCGAGGAGATCTTCGCGCCCGTCATCAGCCTCATTCCATTCGACAGGGCGGACGAGGCAGTCGAGCAGGCCAATGCGAGCCCCTTCGGTCTTGCGGCCGGCCTCTTCACCTCGAACATCCACTCCGCGTTGCGCCTGTCGCAGAGACTGCGTTTCGGCGGCGTGCATATCAACGAGGCCTCCAGCGCCCGCGTCGACGTCATGCCCTTCGGCGGCGTCAAGGACAGCGGATTCGGTCGCGAGGGGCCAGCCTACGCCATCCGCGAAATGACCGAGGAGCGGCTGATCACCGTCAGCTACTGA
- a CDS encoding thiamine pyrophosphate-dependent enzyme has protein sequence MSAIEGNASRDTAKVMNRSDLTRRLVAKLQSEEAVIAGIGNNNFDLWASGQRPQNFYMLGSMGLATSIALGVALGQPQRKVFALDGDGSILMQLGSLGTVASVAPKNLAVVIWDNGIYQITGAQKTLTSSGVDIAAIGRGAGIANSQWAADEEHFEALVDNALREDGPSLIVARIDDAKPAGTTDRDPVKIRLNFMRGIGVGA, from the coding sequence ATGTCGGCAATCGAAGGCAATGCCTCCCGCGATACGGCGAAGGTCATGAACCGCTCCGACCTGACGCGGCGCCTTGTGGCGAAGCTTCAGTCCGAGGAAGCCGTGATTGCGGGGATCGGCAACAACAATTTCGATCTTTGGGCCTCGGGGCAGCGGCCGCAGAATTTCTACATGCTCGGCAGCATGGGCCTGGCGACGTCCATTGCGCTCGGCGTCGCGCTCGGGCAGCCGCAGCGCAAGGTCTTCGCGCTCGACGGCGACGGCTCGATCCTGATGCAGCTCGGATCGCTCGGAACGGTCGCCTCCGTGGCGCCGAAAAACCTCGCCGTCGTCATCTGGGACAACGGCATCTACCAGATTACCGGCGCGCAGAAGACGCTCACCTCCAGCGGCGTCGACATCGCCGCGATCGGGCGGGGCGCGGGGATCGCCAACAGCCAGTGGGCTGCGGACGAGGAGCATTTCGAGGCCCTCGTCGACAACGCCCTGCGCGAAGACGGACCTTCGCTGATCGTCGCCCGGATCGACGACGCCAAGCCGGCCGGCACGACCGACCGTGACCCGGTCAAGATCCGCCTCAACTTCATGCGCGGCATTGGCGTCGGCGCCTGA
- a CDS encoding heme biosynthesis protein HemY, producing the protein MIRVLIALAVLFAAVFALDWLGGVPVSVAVQWPGGEVTPTLRVVVVLLVLFAVLSIVVWSFATGILRTPRLVGDFFRARRRDKGYAALSRGMIAVGSGDARLAHRHALDAHKLLGEREPLVYLLDAQTAQLEGRNDKARAAFNQMLENPDTALLGLRGLYMEAVREGEPAAARHYAAEALKLSPGVVWAGTATIEFQSRDEDWVGALQTLDASISAKLVDKKTARRQRAVLLTARALQCEDHDPELAKELAQEAHRLAPELVPAAVCAGRLLSRYNELRRASKVLETTWRTTPHPDLAEVYAHVRSGDAPHDRLKRAKHLAQLRPNNVEGMLAIARQAIDAREFGEARNALTQALRTAPTQRVCMMMAELEEAEHGDRGRMREWLGRAVHAPADATWTADGVTADDWAPVSPVTGHLDAFEWKVPTTSTGPAKVIDGAELADRAMLPLEKEPSAPKDDAAGKADEAKTVEPIS; encoded by the coding sequence ATGATCCGGGTTCTGATTGCCCTTGCCGTTCTTTTTGCAGCCGTCTTTGCGCTTGATTGGCTGGGCGGCGTGCCGGTCAGCGTCGCGGTCCAGTGGCCGGGGGGCGAAGTGACCCCGACGCTGCGGGTCGTGGTCGTTCTGCTCGTCCTCTTTGCGGTACTTTCGATTGTCGTCTGGTCGTTTGCGACGGGCATCCTGCGCACACCGCGCCTTGTCGGCGATTTCTTCCGCGCCCGCCGGCGCGACAAGGGCTATGCGGCGCTCAGCCGCGGCATGATCGCGGTCGGTTCGGGCGACGCGCGTCTGGCCCACCGCCACGCTCTCGACGCCCATAAGCTGCTCGGCGAGCGCGAGCCGCTCGTCTACCTGCTCGACGCGCAGACGGCGCAGCTTGAAGGTCGCAACGACAAGGCGCGCGCCGCCTTCAACCAGATGCTGGAAAATCCCGACACGGCGCTTCTCGGTCTGCGCGGCCTCTATATGGAGGCCGTGCGCGAGGGCGAGCCCGCCGCCGCGCGCCACTATGCCGCCGAGGCGCTGAAGCTCTCTCCCGGCGTCGTCTGGGCCGGCACGGCGACCATCGAGTTCCAGTCCCGCGACGAGGACTGGGTCGGCGCCCTCCAGACGCTCGATGCCAGCATCTCGGCCAAGCTCGTCGACAAGAAGACCGCGCGCCGCCAGCGCGCTGTGCTGCTGACGGCCCGAGCGCTGCAATGCGAGGATCACGATCCGGAGCTTGCCAAAGAACTCGCCCAGGAGGCGCACCGCCTCGCGCCGGAATTGGTGCCGGCGGCGGTCTGCGCCGGTCGGCTGCTATCGCGCTACAATGAGCTCCGCCGCGCCAGCAAGGTGCTCGAGACCACCTGGCGCACAACGCCTCATCCGGACCTTGCCGAGGTCTATGCCCATGTGCGCTCCGGCGATGCCCCGCACGATCGGCTGAAGCGCGCCAAGCACCTTGCCCAGCTTCGCCCCAACAACGTCGAGGGCATGCTGGCCATCGCCCGTCAGGCCATCGACGCCCGCGAATTCGGCGAGGCGCGCAATGCGCTGACGCAGGCGCTTCGCACCGCGCCGACCCAGCGCGTCTGCATGATGATGGCCGAGCTTGAGGAAGCCGAGCACGGCGACCGCGGCCGCATGCGCGAGTGGCTCGGCCGCGCCGTCCATGCCCCTGCGGATGCGACGTGGACCGCCGATGGCGTCACGGCAGACGACTGGGCGCCTGTCTCCCCGGTCACGGGCCATCTCGATGCCTTCGAATGGAAGGTCCCGACCACGTCGACGGGGCCCGCCAAGGTGATCGACGGCGCCGAACTTGCCGATCGCGCCATGCTGCCGCTGGAAAAGGAGCCCTCGGCCCCCAAGGATGACGCCGCCGGCAAGGCGGACGAGGCAAAGACCGTCGAACCGATCAGCTGA
- a CDS encoding NAD(P)-dependent oxidoreductase encodes MSPKPRVGFIGAGRMGRPMCGHIMKAGYGVTVYDPVPAAVDAVVKLGGRAAASSAEVAAASDVVLVMPGFYNEVEEAICAAGGILEGAAEGCVVVVASTIKPDQAKDLAQRCAARGVRFIDAPVCQGERGALEAYLVWLVGGPEDVVEEVAPVLRTCGEEIFHLGDVGAGMVGKAMNNMLLWAALVADHEALAIAEKHGVSTDRLIPALLRSSGTNWPLEHWSEMKRIPWAHKDMQIVLEMGDKAGLTLPIAGLLREQVKSVMRAAGISEDLIR; translated from the coding sequence ATGTCCCCCAAGCCCAGAGTTGGATTCATCGGCGCAGGACGCATGGGCCGGCCCATGTGCGGACACATCATGAAGGCCGGCTATGGCGTCACGGTCTACGATCCCGTCCCGGCAGCCGTGGACGCCGTCGTGAAACTTGGCGGCAGGGCTGCTGCCTCGTCGGCCGAGGTCGCGGCGGCAAGCGATGTCGTGCTGGTCATGCCGGGATTTTATAACGAGGTCGAAGAGGCGATCTGCGCCGCCGGCGGCATCCTGGAGGGGGCTGCGGAAGGCTGTGTGGTCGTTGTTGCGAGCACCATCAAGCCGGATCAGGCCAAGGACCTGGCGCAGCGCTGTGCGGCGCGGGGCGTTCGCTTCATCGATGCGCCGGTTTGCCAGGGCGAGCGCGGGGCGCTTGAGGCCTATCTCGTCTGGCTCGTCGGTGGACCGGAGGACGTGGTGGAGGAGGTGGCGCCGGTCCTCAGGACATGCGGCGAGGAAATCTTCCATCTGGGCGATGTCGGCGCCGGCATGGTCGGCAAGGCGATGAACAACATGCTGCTCTGGGCGGCGCTCGTCGCCGACCACGAGGCGCTGGCGATTGCCGAAAAGCATGGCGTTTCGACGGACCGTCTAATTCCCGCGCTGCTGCGCTCCAGCGGCACCAACTGGCCGCTCGAGCACTGGTCGGAGATGAAACGCATCCCCTGGGCCCACAAGGACATGCAGATCGTCCTGGAAATGGGCGACAAGGCCGGACTCACCCTGCCAATTGCCGGCCTCCTGCGCGAGCAGGTCAAGTCGGTGATGCGCGCGGCCGGCATTTCCGAGGACCTGATCCGATGA
- a CDS encoding tripartite tricarboxylate transporter permease produces the protein MLDAALSGLLQVLSPDAMGLMLIGIAIGFAVGVLPGLGGAVTMALMLPFTYGMQPIQAFAFLLGMKVVTSTTGDVTSVLFGIPGEPTSAATVLDGHPMARKGQAGRALGIVLASSLFGAIIGALVLAASIPFIRPIVLAFGPPEFFMLTVVGLTFIASLSQGQMVKGMLLGVLGLMLALVGIDPQAGVPRYTFGYLELWDGIDIIPIVIGLFGGPEILQLMLSKNSIASSGNSQKIEGVGAGLIDTLRHWKSVITAGAIGAGIGVIPGVGGSVAQFIAYGHAKQVSKTPEEFGKGSVEGLIAAAGNNNAKESGSLVPMIAFGLPGSVSTAILLNAFLVTGINPGPEMLTTHLDVTFSMVWIAIIANIIVVLIALPLLRPLARLTFTEGPVLVPFLIILVVLGAYSENNSMMDVWVMLGAAVFGVICLRWNWPRVPLLLGLVLGDLCERYLFLSNSLYGWSWVQRPLVLLFAAMTLLIFIRAGWHGVKHWRQLRREHA, from the coding sequence ATGTTAGACGCAGCGCTTTCGGGGCTTCTTCAGGTCCTCAGTCCGGATGCCATGGGCCTGATGCTCATCGGTATCGCGATCGGCTTCGCGGTCGGGGTTCTGCCCGGTCTGGGCGGAGCGGTCACGATGGCCCTGATGCTCCCCTTCACGTACGGCATGCAGCCGATCCAGGCCTTCGCGTTCCTGCTGGGCATGAAGGTCGTGACCTCGACGACGGGTGACGTGACCTCGGTTCTCTTCGGCATACCGGGAGAGCCGACATCGGCGGCGACCGTTCTTGACGGTCATCCCATGGCCCGGAAGGGTCAGGCCGGCCGGGCTCTCGGCATCGTTCTGGCGAGTTCGCTTTTTGGCGCCATCATCGGTGCCCTCGTTCTCGCCGCCTCGATCCCGTTCATACGCCCGATCGTTCTTGCGTTCGGACCGCCCGAATTCTTCATGCTCACGGTTGTCGGCCTGACCTTCATAGCCTCTCTGTCGCAGGGGCAGATGGTCAAGGGCATGCTCCTTGGCGTTCTCGGACTGATGCTCGCCCTTGTCGGCATCGATCCTCAGGCGGGTGTTCCGCGCTACACCTTCGGCTATCTGGAACTGTGGGACGGCATCGACATCATCCCGATTGTCATCGGCCTCTTCGGCGGGCCTGAAATCCTGCAGCTCATGCTCAGCAAGAACAGCATCGCGAGCAGTGGCAACAGCCAGAAGATCGAAGGCGTCGGCGCCGGCCTCATCGACACGCTGAGGCACTGGAAGTCCGTCATCACGGCCGGCGCGATCGGGGCCGGCATCGGTGTCATCCCCGGCGTCGGCGGATCGGTCGCCCAGTTCATTGCCTATGGTCACGCCAAGCAGGTGTCCAAGACGCCGGAGGAATTCGGCAAGGGCAGCGTCGAGGGACTGATCGCGGCGGCGGGGAACAACAACGCCAAGGAATCGGGCTCGCTCGTTCCGATGATTGCCTTCGGCCTGCCGGGCAGCGTCAGCACCGCGATCCTGCTCAATGCCTTTCTGGTCACCGGCATCAATCCCGGCCCGGAAATGCTCACGACCCATCTCGATGTGACCTTCTCGATGGTCTGGATCGCGATCATCGCCAATATCATCGTCGTGCTCATTGCCCTGCCGCTGCTCAGGCCGCTCGCCCGACTGACCTTCACCGAAGGGCCGGTGCTCGTGCCCTTCCTCATCATTCTCGTTGTGCTCGGGGCCTATTCCGAAAACAACAGCATGATGGACGTTTGGGTGATGCTCGGCGCGGCGGTCTTCGGCGTCATCTGCCTGAGGTGGAACTGGCCGCGGGTTCCGCTCCTGCTTGGTCTCGTTCTCGGCGATCTCTGCGAGCGCTATCTCTTCCTCTCCAATTCGCTCTACGGCTGGTCCTGGGTCCAGCGTCCGCTGGTGCTCCTCTTTGCCGCGATGACCCTTCTCATCTTCATTCGCGCCGGCTGGCACGGCGTAAAGCATTGGCGCCAACTCAGGAGAGAGCACGCATGA
- a CDS encoding Bug family tripartite tricarboxylate transporter substrate binding protein, whose product MKIEATITKMTDAAFAKVARRAALPMLLPLAIATATPGMAQDGAACPFFKDKTVELIVPFSAGGGFDTYGRMVAKHMGTHLGAANMIVRNEPGAGGLLATNKTWTAEPDGLRIQLMSASGMMTAELGGAPGVQFKSGEFSWIGRVSGEPDVIVTSPGGPISTPDDLAKISGERKVRIGSSGVGDIDYVEATLETKVFGLNSDVITGFSGAPEVYSSLARGELDLFTSSLSAAMAAKKADSAKLLWVFGKEPLEGMPDVKPIATVVPKEYVSLVNAHSGVVAASRSLAGPPGIPADRLECLRDAFDETMASDELKAESKTLNRPVSPMSGAEIDSMIKDVMNNAPESYVDILKSSYGN is encoded by the coding sequence ATGAAAATCGAGGCAACGATCACGAAAATGACAGACGCCGCCTTCGCAAAAGTCGCGCGTAGGGCAGCGCTGCCGATGCTGCTGCCGCTTGCGATCGCGACCGCGACGCCCGGCATGGCACAGGATGGGGCAGCGTGCCCCTTCTTCAAGGACAAAACTGTCGAACTCATCGTTCCGTTCAGCGCGGGCGGCGGTTTCGACACCTATGGCCGCATGGTCGCCAAGCACATGGGGACGCACCTCGGCGCGGCCAACATGATCGTGCGCAACGAACCGGGCGCCGGCGGACTTCTGGCCACCAACAAGACCTGGACGGCCGAGCCGGACGGCCTTCGGATCCAGTTGATGTCGGCGAGCGGCATGATGACCGCAGAGCTCGGTGGCGCGCCAGGCGTCCAGTTCAAAAGTGGCGAGTTTTCCTGGATCGGCCGTGTGTCCGGAGAACCGGATGTGATCGTGACCAGCCCCGGCGGTCCAATCTCGACGCCGGACGATCTTGCGAAGATTTCGGGGGAGCGGAAGGTGCGCATCGGGTCTTCCGGCGTTGGCGACATCGACTATGTCGAAGCCACCCTGGAGACCAAAGTCTTCGGACTGAATTCGGATGTCATTACCGGATTCAGCGGAGCGCCCGAGGTCTATTCCTCGCTCGCCCGAGGCGAACTTGATCTCTTCACCTCGTCGCTCAGCGCCGCGATGGCTGCCAAGAAGGCAGACTCGGCCAAGTTGCTTTGGGTCTTTGGAAAAGAGCCGCTCGAAGGAATGCCGGACGTCAAGCCGATCGCGACGGTCGTCCCGAAGGAGTATGTCTCGCTCGTCAACGCCCATTCCGGCGTCGTCGCTGCCAGCCGCTCGCTGGCAGGACCGCCCGGTATCCCGGCCGACCGCCTGGAATGCCTGCGCGATGCCTTCGATGAAACCATGGCGAGCGACGAGCTCAAGGCCGAATCCAAGACTCTCAATCGTCCGGTGTCGCCGATGAGCGGCGCCGAGATCGACAGCATGATCAAGGACGTCATGAATAACGCGCCGGAGAGTTACGTGGACATCCTGAAGAGCTCCTACGGCAATTGA